Proteins from a single region of Bos javanicus breed banteng chromosome 7, ARS-OSU_banteng_1.0, whole genome shotgun sequence:
- the IZUMO4 gene encoding izumo sperm-egg fusion protein 4 isoform X4, with protein sequence MALLLCLGLTAALARGCLHCHGNFSDKFSFYRHHVNLKSWWVGDIPVSGSLLSDWSQDTMKELHLAIPAEITREKLNQVANAVYQRMDQLYQGKMYFPGYFPNELRAIFREQVHLIQNAIIESRIDCQRHCGIFQYETISCTNCTDSHVVCFGYNCESSAQWEKAVQGLLQYIMDTNTSLISPSFTCLEPPHLANLTLENASECLTQH encoded by the exons ATGGCCCTGCTGCTGTGCCTGGGCCTGACAGCAGCGCTGGCCCGCGGCTGCTTGCACTGCCATGGTAACTTCTCGGATAAGTTTTCCTTCTACCGCCATCACGTGAACCTCAAGTCCTGGTGGGTGGGCGACATCCCCGTGTCGGGCTCTCTGCTGAGCGACTGGAGCCAGGACACAATGAAGGAGCTGCACCTGGCCATCCCTGCGGAGATCA CCCGGGAGAAGCTGAACCAAGTGGCGAACGCCGTGTACCAGAGGATGGATCAACTGTACCAGGGAAAGATGTACTTCCCGG GGTATTTCCCCAACGAGCTGCGAGCTATCTTCCGGGAGCAGGTGCACCTCATCCAGAATGCCATCATCGAAA GCCGCATCGACTGTCAGCGTCACTGTG GCATCTTCCAGTACGAGACTATCTCCTGCACCAACTGCACGGATTCGCACGTCGTCTGCTTTGGCTACAACTGCGA GTCGTCAGCGCAGTGGGAGAAAGCAGTGCAGGGCCTCCTCCAGTACAT AATGGACACCAATACAAG CTTGATATCACCAAGCTTCACATGTCTGGAGCCCCCACACCTGGCCAACCTGACTCTGGAAAACGCCTCCGAGTGCCTGACGCAGCACTGA
- the IZUMO4 gene encoding izumo sperm-egg fusion protein 4 isoform X7 — protein sequence MALLLCLGLTAALARGCLHCHGNFSDKFSFYRHHVNLKSWWVGDIPVSGSLLSDWSQDTMKELHLAIPAEITREKLNQVANAVYQRMDQLYQGKMYFPGYFPNELRAIFREQVHLIQNAIIESRIDCQRHCAPLVCCRHLPVRDYLLHQLHGFARRLLWLQLRVVSAVGESSAGPPPVHK from the exons ATGGCCCTGCTGCTGTGCCTGGGCCTGACAGCAGCGCTGGCCCGCGGCTGCTTGCACTGCCATGGTAACTTCTCGGATAAGTTTTCCTTCTACCGCCATCACGTGAACCTCAAGTCCTGGTGGGTGGGCGACATCCCCGTGTCGGGCTCTCTGCTGAGCGACTGGAGCCAGGACACAATGAAGGAGCTGCACCTGGCCATCCCTGCGGAGATCA CCCGGGAGAAGCTGAACCAAGTGGCGAACGCCGTGTACCAGAGGATGGATCAACTGTACCAGGGAAAGATGTACTTCCCGG GGTATTTCCCCAACGAGCTGCGAGCTATCTTCCGGGAGCAGGTGCACCTCATCCAGAATGCCATCATCGAAA GCCGCATCGACTGTCAGCGTCACTGTG CACCTCTGGTGTGTTGCAGGCATCTTCCAGTACGAGACTATCTCCTGCACCAACTGCACGGATTCGCACGTCGTCTGCTTTGGCTACAACTGCGA GTCGTCAGCGCAGTGGGAGAAAGCAGTGCAGGGCCTCCTCCAGTACAT AAATAA
- the IZUMO4 gene encoding izumo sperm-egg fusion protein 4 isoform X1, translating to MALLLCLGLTAALARGCLHCHGNFSDKFSFYRHHVNLKSWWVGDIPVSGSLLSDWSQDTMKELHLAIPAEITREKLNQVANAVYQRMDQLYQGKMYFPGYFPNELRAIFREQVHLIQNAIIESRIDCQRHCAPLVCCRHLPVRDYLLHQLHGFARRLLWLQLRVVSAVGESSAGPPPVHNGHQYKLDITKLHMSGAPTPGQPDSGKRLRVPDAALRAARPARPVPPRCGARTPLDRLGQTLWNRPTAAWGPHLPWSPGPGQAGAGRRGWEIDDFVYSTA from the exons ATGGCCCTGCTGCTGTGCCTGGGCCTGACAGCAGCGCTGGCCCGCGGCTGCTTGCACTGCCATGGTAACTTCTCGGATAAGTTTTCCTTCTACCGCCATCACGTGAACCTCAAGTCCTGGTGGGTGGGCGACATCCCCGTGTCGGGCTCTCTGCTGAGCGACTGGAGCCAGGACACAATGAAGGAGCTGCACCTGGCCATCCCTGCGGAGATCA CCCGGGAGAAGCTGAACCAAGTGGCGAACGCCGTGTACCAGAGGATGGATCAACTGTACCAGGGAAAGATGTACTTCCCGG GGTATTTCCCCAACGAGCTGCGAGCTATCTTCCGGGAGCAGGTGCACCTCATCCAGAATGCCATCATCGAAA GCCGCATCGACTGTCAGCGTCACTGTG CACCTCTGGTGTGTTGCAGGCATCTTCCAGTACGAGACTATCTCCTGCACCAACTGCACGGATTCGCACGTCGTCTGCTTTGGCTACAACTGCGA GTCGTCAGCGCAGTGGGAGAAAGCAGTGCAGGGCCTCCTCCAGTACAT AATGGACACCAATACAAG CTTGATATCACCAAGCTTCACATGTCTGGAGCCCCCACACCTGGCCAACCTGACTCTGGAAAACGCCTCCGAGTGCCTGACGCAGCACTGAGGGCGGCCCGGCCGGCCAGACCCGTCCCGCCACGGTGCGGGGCCAGAACTCCACTGGACCGGCTTGGCCAGACCCTGTGGAACAGGCCTACTGCTGCCTGGGGGCCCCACCTGCCTTGGAGccctgggccaggccaggccggggccgggaggaggggatgggagatAGATGACTTTGTATATAGCACAGCGTAG
- the IZUMO4 gene encoding izumo sperm-egg fusion protein 4 isoform X2 encodes MALLLCLGLTAALARGCLHCHGNFSDKFSFYRHHVNLKSWWVGDIPVSGSLLSDWSQDTMKELHLAIPAEITREKLNQVANAVYQRMDQLYQGKMYFPGYFPNELRAIFREQVHLIQNAIIESRIDCQRHCAPLVCCRHLPVRDYLLHQLHGFARRLLWLQLRVVSAVGESSAGPPPVHLDITKLHMSGAPTPGQPDSGKRLRVPDAALRAARPARPVPPRCGARTPLDRLGQTLWNRPTAAWGPHLPWSPGPGQAGAGRRGWEIDDFVYSTA; translated from the exons ATGGCCCTGCTGCTGTGCCTGGGCCTGACAGCAGCGCTGGCCCGCGGCTGCTTGCACTGCCATGGTAACTTCTCGGATAAGTTTTCCTTCTACCGCCATCACGTGAACCTCAAGTCCTGGTGGGTGGGCGACATCCCCGTGTCGGGCTCTCTGCTGAGCGACTGGAGCCAGGACACAATGAAGGAGCTGCACCTGGCCATCCCTGCGGAGATCA CCCGGGAGAAGCTGAACCAAGTGGCGAACGCCGTGTACCAGAGGATGGATCAACTGTACCAGGGAAAGATGTACTTCCCGG GGTATTTCCCCAACGAGCTGCGAGCTATCTTCCGGGAGCAGGTGCACCTCATCCAGAATGCCATCATCGAAA GCCGCATCGACTGTCAGCGTCACTGTG CACCTCTGGTGTGTTGCAGGCATCTTCCAGTACGAGACTATCTCCTGCACCAACTGCACGGATTCGCACGTCGTCTGCTTTGGCTACAACTGCGA GTCGTCAGCGCAGTGGGAGAAAGCAGTGCAGGGCCTCCTCCAGTACAT CTTGATATCACCAAGCTTCACATGTCTGGAGCCCCCACACCTGGCCAACCTGACTCTGGAAAACGCCTCCGAGTGCCTGACGCAGCACTGAGGGCGGCCCGGCCGGCCAGACCCGTCCCGCCACGGTGCGGGGCCAGAACTCCACTGGACCGGCTTGGCCAGACCCTGTGGAACAGGCCTACTGCTGCCTGGGGGCCCCACCTGCCTTGGAGccctgggccaggccaggccggggccgggaggaggggatgggagatAGATGACTTTGTATATAGCACAGCGTAG
- the IZUMO4 gene encoding izumo sperm-egg fusion protein 4 isoform X3: protein MALLLCLGLTAALARGCLHCHGNFSDKFSFYRHHVNLKSWWVGDIPVSGSLLSDWSQDTMKELHLAIPAEITREKLNQVANAVYQRMDQLYQGKMYFPGYFPNELRAIFREQVHLIQNAIIESRIDCQRHCGIFQYETISCTNCTDSHVVCFGYNCESSAQWEKAVQGLLQYINKWHKMDTNTSLISPSFTCLEPPHLANLTLENASECLTQH, encoded by the exons ATGGCCCTGCTGCTGTGCCTGGGCCTGACAGCAGCGCTGGCCCGCGGCTGCTTGCACTGCCATGGTAACTTCTCGGATAAGTTTTCCTTCTACCGCCATCACGTGAACCTCAAGTCCTGGTGGGTGGGCGACATCCCCGTGTCGGGCTCTCTGCTGAGCGACTGGAGCCAGGACACAATGAAGGAGCTGCACCTGGCCATCCCTGCGGAGATCA CCCGGGAGAAGCTGAACCAAGTGGCGAACGCCGTGTACCAGAGGATGGATCAACTGTACCAGGGAAAGATGTACTTCCCGG GGTATTTCCCCAACGAGCTGCGAGCTATCTTCCGGGAGCAGGTGCACCTCATCCAGAATGCCATCATCGAAA GCCGCATCGACTGTCAGCGTCACTGTG GCATCTTCCAGTACGAGACTATCTCCTGCACCAACTGCACGGATTCGCACGTCGTCTGCTTTGGCTACAACTGCGA GTCGTCAGCGCAGTGGGAGAAAGCAGTGCAGGGCCTCCTCCAGTACAT AAATAAGTGGCACAA AATGGACACCAATACAAG CTTGATATCACCAAGCTTCACATGTCTGGAGCCCCCACACCTGGCCAACCTGACTCTGGAAAACGCCTCCGAGTGCCTGACGCAGCACTGA
- the IZUMO4 gene encoding izumo sperm-egg fusion protein 4 isoform X6, whose amino-acid sequence MALLLCLGLTAALARGCLHCHGNFSDKFSFYRHHVNLKSWWVGDIPVSGSLLSDWSQDTMKELHLAIPAEITREKLNQVANAVYQRMDQLYQGKMYFPGYFPNELRAIFREQVHLIQNAIIESRIDCQRHCGIFQYETISCTNCTDSHVVCFGYNCESSAQWEKAVQGLLQYILISPSFTCLEPPHLANLTLENASECLTQH is encoded by the exons ATGGCCCTGCTGCTGTGCCTGGGCCTGACAGCAGCGCTGGCCCGCGGCTGCTTGCACTGCCATGGTAACTTCTCGGATAAGTTTTCCTTCTACCGCCATCACGTGAACCTCAAGTCCTGGTGGGTGGGCGACATCCCCGTGTCGGGCTCTCTGCTGAGCGACTGGAGCCAGGACACAATGAAGGAGCTGCACCTGGCCATCCCTGCGGAGATCA CCCGGGAGAAGCTGAACCAAGTGGCGAACGCCGTGTACCAGAGGATGGATCAACTGTACCAGGGAAAGATGTACTTCCCGG GGTATTTCCCCAACGAGCTGCGAGCTATCTTCCGGGAGCAGGTGCACCTCATCCAGAATGCCATCATCGAAA GCCGCATCGACTGTCAGCGTCACTGTG GCATCTTCCAGTACGAGACTATCTCCTGCACCAACTGCACGGATTCGCACGTCGTCTGCTTTGGCTACAACTGCGA GTCGTCAGCGCAGTGGGAGAAAGCAGTGCAGGGCCTCCTCCAGTACAT CTTGATATCACCAAGCTTCACATGTCTGGAGCCCCCACACCTGGCCAACCTGACTCTGGAAAACGCCTCCGAGTGCCTGACGCAGCACTGA
- the IZUMO4 gene encoding izumo sperm-egg fusion protein 4 isoform X5, which translates to MALLLCLGLTAALARGCLHCHGNFSDKFSFYRHHVNLKSWWVGDIPVSGSLLSDWSQDTMKELHLAIPAEITREKLNQVANAVYQRMDQLYQGKMYFPGYFPNELRAIFREQVHLIQNAIIESRIDCQRHCGIFQYETISCTNCTDSHVVCFGYNCESSAQWEKAVQGLLQYINKWHNLISPSFTCLEPPHLANLTLENASECLTQH; encoded by the exons ATGGCCCTGCTGCTGTGCCTGGGCCTGACAGCAGCGCTGGCCCGCGGCTGCTTGCACTGCCATGGTAACTTCTCGGATAAGTTTTCCTTCTACCGCCATCACGTGAACCTCAAGTCCTGGTGGGTGGGCGACATCCCCGTGTCGGGCTCTCTGCTGAGCGACTGGAGCCAGGACACAATGAAGGAGCTGCACCTGGCCATCCCTGCGGAGATCA CCCGGGAGAAGCTGAACCAAGTGGCGAACGCCGTGTACCAGAGGATGGATCAACTGTACCAGGGAAAGATGTACTTCCCGG GGTATTTCCCCAACGAGCTGCGAGCTATCTTCCGGGAGCAGGTGCACCTCATCCAGAATGCCATCATCGAAA GCCGCATCGACTGTCAGCGTCACTGTG GCATCTTCCAGTACGAGACTATCTCCTGCACCAACTGCACGGATTCGCACGTCGTCTGCTTTGGCTACAACTGCGA GTCGTCAGCGCAGTGGGAGAAAGCAGTGCAGGGCCTCCTCCAGTACAT AAATAAGTGGCACAA CTTGATATCACCAAGCTTCACATGTCTGGAGCCCCCACACCTGGCCAACCTGACTCTGGAAAACGCCTCCGAGTGCCTGACGCAGCACTGA